A stretch of the Pongo pygmaeus isolate AG05252 chromosome 16, NHGRI_mPonPyg2-v2.0_pri, whole genome shotgun sequence genome encodes the following:
- the LOC129026583 gene encoding E3 ubiquitin-protein ligase HERC2-like isoform X1, whose product MRTSAVSCCRSPWTPCEHFPRPRSSMRAPGPLCSWRWWRERPASSGMFTEHQAPKGQKRPPAGPALGPGHPAGAGCAERHSELLCGPLSPIESFLRYLTLPQDNELAIDLRQMGSLQEVIFIGWVLIGWKYYANVIGPIQCKGLAYLGVTQIACAEKRFLILSRNGRVYTQAYNSDTLAPQLVQSLASRNIVKIAAHSDGRSPLPSLGCHWRGVLLGLWGWQMAGPQGHCASGGA is encoded by the exons ATGCGGAcctctgcagtgagctgttgtAGGAGTCCCTGGACGCCCTGCGAGCACTTCCCGAGGCCTCGCTCTTCGATGAGAGCACCGGGTCCTCTCTGTAGCTGGAGGTGGTGGAGAGAGCGACCAGCTTCCTCAG GGATGTTCACGGAACACCAGGCACCAAAGGGCCAGAAGCGTCCCCCTGCAGGACCAGCACTTGGCCCTGGCCATCCTGCTGGAGCTGGCTGTGCAGAGAGGCACTCTGAG CTTTTGTGTGGCCCTCTGAGCCCCATTGAGAGTTTCCTGAGGTACCTCACCCTTCCACAAGACAACGAGCTTGCCATTGATCTGCGACAAATG GGATCATTGCAAGAGGTCATATTCATAGGTTGGGTGTTAATAGGATGGAAATACTATGCCAATGTGATTGGTCCAATCCAGTGCAAAGGCCTGGCCTACCTGGGAGTCACACAGATTGCCTGTGCAGAGAAGCGCTTCCTGATTCTGTCACGCAATGGCCGTGTGTACACACAGGCCTACAATAGTGACACACTG gCCCCACAGCTGGTCCAAAGCCTTGCCTCCAGAAACATTGTAAAAATTGCTGCCCATTCTGATGGTCGGTCACCATTACCTAGCCTTGGCTGCCACTGGAGAGGTGTACTCCTGGGGCTGTGGGGATGGCAGATGGCTGGGCCACAGGGACACTGT GCCTCTGGAGGAGCCTAA
- the LOC129026583 gene encoding E3 ubiquitin-protein ligase HERC2-like isoform X4, translating into MRTSAVSCCRSPWTPCEHFPRPRSSMRAPGPLCSWRWWRERPASSGMFTEHQAPKGQKRPPAGPALGPGHPAGAGCAERHSELLCGPLSPIESFLRYLTLPQDNELAIDLRQMGSLQEVIFIGWVLIGWKYYANVIGPIQCKGLAYLGVTQIACAEKRFLILSRNGRVYTQAYNSDTLAPQLVQSLASRNIVKIAAHSDGRSPLPSLGCHWRGLWRSLR; encoded by the exons ATGCGGAcctctgcagtgagctgttgtAGGAGTCCCTGGACGCCCTGCGAGCACTTCCCGAGGCCTCGCTCTTCGATGAGAGCACCGGGTCCTCTCTGTAGCTGGAGGTGGTGGAGAGAGCGACCAGCTTCCTCAG GGATGTTCACGGAACACCAGGCACCAAAGGGCCAGAAGCGTCCCCCTGCAGGACCAGCACTTGGCCCTGGCCATCCTGCTGGAGCTGGCTGTGCAGAGAGGCACTCTGAG CTTTTGTGTGGCCCTCTGAGCCCCATTGAGAGTTTCCTGAGGTACCTCACCCTTCCACAAGACAACGAGCTTGCCATTGATCTGCGACAAATG GGATCATTGCAAGAGGTCATATTCATAGGTTGGGTGTTAATAGGATGGAAATACTATGCCAATGTGATTGGTCCAATCCAGTGCAAAGGCCTGGCCTACCTGGGAGTCACACAGATTGCCTGTGCAGAGAAGCGCTTCCTGATTCTGTCACGCAATGGCCGTGTGTACACACAGGCCTACAATAGTGACACACTG gCCCCACAGCTGGTCCAAAGCCTTGCCTCCAGAAACATTGTAAAAATTGCTGCCCATTCTGATGGTCGGTCACCATTACCTAGCCTTGGCTGCCACTGGAGAG GCCTCTGGAGGAGCCTAAGGTGA
- the LOC129026583 gene encoding E3 ubiquitin-protein ligase HERC2-like isoform X5, whose product MFTEHQAPKGQKRPPAGPALGPGHPAGAGCAERHSELLCGPLSPIESFLRYLTLPQDNELAIDLRQMGSLQEVIFIGWVLIGWKYYANVIGPIQCKGLAYLGVTQIACAEKRFLILSRNGRVYTQAYNSDTLAPQLVQSLASRNIVKIAAHSDGRSPLPSLGCHWRGVLLGLWGWQMAGPQGHCASGGA is encoded by the exons ATGTTCACGGAACACCAGGCACCAAAGGGCCAGAAGCGTCCCCCTGCAGGACCAGCACTTGGCCCTGGCCATCCTGCTGGAGCTGGCTGTGCAGAGAGGCACTCTGAG CTTTTGTGTGGCCCTCTGAGCCCCATTGAGAGTTTCCTGAGGTACCTCACCCTTCCACAAGACAACGAGCTTGCCATTGATCTGCGACAAATG GGATCATTGCAAGAGGTCATATTCATAGGTTGGGTGTTAATAGGATGGAAATACTATGCCAATGTGATTGGTCCAATCCAGTGCAAAGGCCTGGCCTACCTGGGAGTCACACAGATTGCCTGTGCAGAGAAGCGCTTCCTGATTCTGTCACGCAATGGCCGTGTGTACACACAGGCCTACAATAGTGACACACTG gCCCCACAGCTGGTCCAAAGCCTTGCCTCCAGAAACATTGTAAAAATTGCTGCCCATTCTGATGGTCGGTCACCATTACCTAGCCTTGGCTGCCACTGGAGAGGTGTACTCCTGGGGCTGTGGGGATGGCAGATGGCTGGGCCACAGGGACACTGT GCCTCTGGAGGAGCCTAA